From Cervus elaphus chromosome 25, mCerEla1.1, whole genome shotgun sequence, one genomic window encodes:
- the SRD5A1 gene encoding 3-oxo-5-alpha-steroid 4-dehydrogenase 1: MELAERFLLDALAYLECALGVVCYVLLKLRGSPYGRYASPGSAFGLPARAAWAVQELPSLALPLLACAGAGAPAERLNRWPNCILLAMFLVHYAQRTLVFPFLIRGGKPTPLYAFLLAFIFCTYNGYLQSRYLSQYAVYADDWLRDPRFLTGSALWLTGMLINIHSDHVLRNLRKPGETGYKIPRGGLFEYISAANYFGEVVEWCGYALASWSIQGWAFAVFTFCVLFTRAQQHHKWYHEKFEDYPKFRKIMIPFLV; encoded by the exons ATGGAGCTGGCCGAGCGGTTCCTGCTGGACGCGCTCGCCTACCTGGAATGCGCCCTGGGCGTCGTGTGCtatgtgctgctgaagctgcGGGGCTCGCCCTACGGGCGCTACGCGTCGCCCGGCTCCGCCTTTGGGCTGCCGGCGCGGGCCGCCTGGGCGGTGCAGGAGCTGCCCTCGCTGGCCCTGCCGCTCCTCGCGTGCGCGGGCGCGGGCGCGCCGGCCGAGCGCCTCAACCGCTGGCCCAACTGCATCCTCCTGGCCATGTTCCTGGTCCACTATGCGCAACG GACCTTGGTTTTCCCCTTTCTGATCCGAGGAGGGAAGCCCACGCCACTGTACGCCTTCCTGTTGGCGTTCATCTTCTGCACCTATAACGGCTATCTGCAGAGCAGGTATCTGAGTCAGTACGCAGTGTACGCGGACGACTGGCTCAGAGACCCCCGGTTTCTAACAG GTTCCGCCTTATGGTTGACAGGCATGCTAATTAACATCCATTCAGATCATGTCCTAAGGAACCTCAGGAAACCAGGGGAGACTGGCTATAAAATACCAAGAG GGGGCTTGTTTGAATACATATCTGCAGCCAACTACTTTGGAGAAGTCGTGGAGTGGTGTGGCTACGCCCTCGCCAGCTGGTCCATTCAGGGCTGGGCTTTTGCTGTGTTCACCTTCTGTGTCCTGTTCACCAGGGCTCAGCAACATCACAA